A region from the Nostoc sp. HK-01 genome encodes:
- a CDS encoding DNA repair protein RecN has product MLLGLRIENFALIDQLELEFGVGLNVLTGETGAGKSIILDAIDAALGGKVSSRVIRTGTNRAMVEATFKSHQSLAAWLTEQEIDLIDENSVIISREITATGSNIRSRSRVNGVLVNRQLMVGLRDRLVEITAQGQTVQVGQSAQVREWLDVYGGDALIKQRQVIATAYHAYQQAHLALEKRRTSERESLQQLDLLTYQVQELTTANLSEPQELEQLTQERERLNHVVDLQQMSYKVYQALYQNDGDTPAAADLLGDSEATLNDMVEYDSQLQSLLELVRDAQTAVVEVGRQINAYGDSLEADPQRLEEVEERIRELKQICRKYGPTLTEAIAYYQRIQQELAELNDSEHSIESLEQQEKTCFDKLTQACQKLTKLRRQAANNLESRLIAELKPLAMEKVQFQVEIVPIVPTAAGADKITFVFSPNPGEPLQPLTEIASGGEMSRFLLALKACFSQADSAETLVFDEIDVGVSGRVAQAIAEKLHQLGQSHQVLCVTHQPLVAAMADRHFRVDKQTITQGKGKKTNNGSTEQRTVVRVTYLDNINTRREELAQLAGGKSATEAIAFAESLLLQAANHRRQEL; this is encoded by the coding sequence ATGTTGCTTGGTCTGCGAATTGAAAACTTTGCCCTGATTGACCAATTGGAACTAGAATTTGGCGTTGGGTTAAATGTCTTAACAGGTGAAACCGGGGCAGGAAAATCGATTATCTTAGATGCGATTGATGCGGCCTTAGGTGGTAAAGTCTCCAGTCGAGTGATCCGCACTGGGACAAACCGCGCAATGGTAGAAGCAACTTTTAAATCTCATCAGTCTTTAGCTGCTTGGTTAACTGAACAGGAAATAGATTTAATAGATGAGAACTCAGTAATTATCAGTAGAGAAATTACAGCCACAGGTAGTAATATTCGCAGCCGATCGCGGGTGAATGGTGTGTTAGTGAATCGGCAACTCATGGTAGGATTGCGCGATCGCCTAGTAGAAATTACAGCCCAAGGTCAAACTGTGCAAGTAGGACAATCTGCCCAAGTTCGGGAATGGTTGGATGTCTACGGTGGCGATGCTTTAATCAAACAACGTCAAGTAATTGCGACCGCTTATCATGCTTACCAACAAGCCCATTTAGCCTTAGAAAAACGTCGCACATCCGAACGAGAAAGTCTGCAACAACTCGACTTGCTGACATATCAAGTCCAAGAGTTAACAACCGCCAATCTCAGCGAACCGCAAGAATTAGAACAACTCACACAAGAACGGGAACGCTTAAATCACGTCGTTGATTTGCAACAGATGAGTTACAAAGTTTATCAGGCTTTGTATCAAAACGACGGGGATACGCCAGCCGCCGCCGACTTATTGGGAGATAGTGAAGCCACCTTAAATGACATGGTGGAATATGATAGCCAACTGCAATCATTATTAGAACTGGTGAGAGATGCTCAAACCGCAGTTGTAGAAGTAGGACGACAGATTAACGCCTATGGGGACAGTTTAGAAGCCGATCCGCAACGATTGGAAGAAGTAGAAGAACGAATACGGGAATTAAAGCAAATTTGCCGCAAATACGGGCCGACACTCACAGAAGCGATCGCCTACTACCAACGCATCCAACAAGAATTAGCCGAACTCAACGATAGTGAACATTCTATCGAAAGTTTGGAACAGCAAGAAAAAACTTGTTTTGATAAACTTACCCAAGCTTGCCAAAAGTTAACTAAACTACGCCGTCAAGCTGCGAATAATTTAGAATCCCGGTTGATCGCCGAACTCAAACCGCTGGCGATGGAAAAAGTCCAGTTTCAAGTGGAAATAGTACCCATCGTCCCCACTGCGGCGGGTGCAGACAAAATCACCTTTGTGTTCAGTCCCAACCCTGGCGAACCATTGCAACCATTAACAGAAATCGCCTCTGGTGGGGAAATGAGCCGCTTTTTACTGGCGCTGAAAGCTTGTTTTTCTCAAGCCGACTCCGCCGAGACATTGGTATTTGATGAAATTGATGTCGGCGTTTCTGGGAGAGTCGCCCAAGCGATCGCCGAAAAATTACACCAACTCGGTCAAAGCCATCAAGTATTATGTGTTACACACCAACCTTTAGTAGCAGCAATGGCTGACCGTCATTTCCGGGTTGATAAGCAAACTATTACTCAAGGCAAAGGTAAGAAAACTAACAACGGCAGTACAGAACAGCGTACCGTTGTGCGAGTCACTTATTTAGATAACATCAATACACGCCGGGAAGAACTAGCGCAGTTAGCCGGGGGTAAATCTGCAACAGAAGCGATCGCTTTTGCCGAGTCTTTGTTATTACAAGCCGCCAACCACCGCCGCCAAGAATTATAG